A region from the Spirochaeta thermophila DSM 6192 genome encodes:
- a CDS encoding permease, whose protein sequence is MNWKEEWKYLVGIAGLFLVFYYLPVGQERFDTAVYEALSLAKWYAREHVILCLIPAFFIAGAISVFVSQASVMRYLGPSAPKVLAYGVASVSGTILAVCSCTVLPLFMGIYRMGAGLGPAVTFLYSGPAINVLAIILTARVLGMPIGLARALGAVVFSIVIGLLMHLFFRHDEDEKSRMEAAFGYEGEEGRPLWQEVLFFAALVGILVSANWASPSGDGGLWAGIYRAKWLLTSAFALGLGVMLVVWFELAWWKVGSVALATGILALAFPRHPEVAFAGGSIGLGLITATSKGQAGEWFSATWGFAKQILPLLLGGVLVAGFLFGRPGHEGVIPATWVYRAVGGNSIWANFFAALSGAFMYFATLTEVPILQGLLGNGMGNGPALALLLAGPALSLPNMLVIRSVLGTRKTVVFVSLVVVMATITGMLFGVLV, encoded by the coding sequence ATGAACTGGAAAGAGGAATGGAAATATCTCGTAGGGATCGCAGGTCTCTTTCTGGTCTTCTACTATCTGCCGGTGGGGCAGGAGAGGTTCGATACCGCGGTATATGAGGCGCTCTCGCTCGCGAAGTGGTATGCGCGGGAACACGTGATCCTATGTCTCATCCCCGCCTTCTTCATAGCCGGGGCCATCTCGGTCTTCGTGAGTCAGGCCTCGGTGATGCGCTACCTCGGCCCTTCTGCCCCCAAGGTGCTGGCCTACGGTGTGGCCTCGGTCTCGGGAACCATCCTTGCGGTCTGTTCCTGCACCGTGCTCCCCCTGTTCATGGGGATCTACCGGATGGGAGCAGGGCTGGGACCTGCCGTCACGTTTCTCTACTCCGGACCCGCCATCAACGTGCTCGCCATCATCCTCACGGCGAGGGTCCTGGGGATGCCCATCGGCCTCGCCCGGGCACTGGGGGCCGTGGTCTTCAGTATCGTGATAGGGCTGCTCATGCACCTCTTCTTCAGGCACGACGAGGACGAGAAGTCGCGGATGGAGGCGGCCTTTGGGTACGAGGGGGAGGAGGGGCGTCCCCTCTGGCAGGAGGTGCTCTTTTTCGCCGCCCTTGTGGGGATACTCGTGAGCGCGAACTGGGCCTCTCCTTCAGGGGACGGGGGGCTGTGGGCCGGGATCTATCGGGCGAAGTGGCTCCTCACCTCGGCGTTCGCCCTTGGGCTCGGGGTGATGCTCGTGGTGTGGTTCGAACTCGCCTGGTGGAAGGTGGGATCGGTGGCCCTCGCGACCGGCATCCTTGCACTCGCCTTCCCCCGGCATCCGGAGGTGGCCTTCGCCGGAGGATCGATCGGTCTCGGCCTCATCACCGCCACCTCTAAGGGACAGGCAGGTGAGTGGTTCTCCGCCACCTGGGGATTCGCCAAGCAGATACTCCCCCTCCTCCTCGGGGGTGTGCTCGTCGCCGGATTCCTCTTCGGGCGGCCGGGACACGAGGGGGTCATCCCTGCGACATGGGTGTACCGGGCGGTGGGGGGCAACTCGATCTGGGCGAACTTCTTCGCCGCCCTCTCGGGGGCCTTCATGTACTTCGCCACGCTCACCGAGGTGCCCATCCTTCAGGGACTCCTCGGTAACGGCATGGGGAACGGTCCTGCCCTTGCCCTCCTCCTCGCAGGGCCTGCACTGAGCCTTCCCAACATGCTGGTGATCCGAAGCGTGTTGGGTACCAGGAAGACCGTGGTGTTCGTGTCGCTCGTGGTGGTGATGGCCACCATAACCGGTATGCTCTTTGGCGTGCTGGTATAG
- the lepB gene encoding signal peptidase I, with protein MRERIFASRQERRRQMKILWIKRLLLVAVLFNLLQMCALRTYRLDSEVMAPLYHRGAFLVATPLAYGLDLDWLGVPLPRWREPARGDVVVAVSPFWDPPEGAAGVGLRLLDYVTGGRWIPGPGWRVHYVVLRVVGLPGERIRVRDDVVYVRGADERGWVSEEVLLPGMTRLRGGGEGPPPFDRVIPALQEEMVLGEGEYFLVGDNRRLVADSRIFGPFERWRIRAMVMWAPIRGGGEE; from the coding sequence GTGAGAGAGCGGATCTTCGCTTCGCGTCAGGAGCGAAGACGGCAGATGAAAATCCTCTGGATCAAGCGTCTCCTCCTCGTGGCGGTGTTGTTCAATCTCCTCCAGATGTGTGCCCTGCGCACCTACCGGCTCGACTCCGAGGTGATGGCGCCTCTGTACCACCGGGGGGCCTTTCTCGTGGCGACCCCCCTCGCCTATGGGCTCGATCTGGACTGGCTCGGTGTCCCGCTTCCCCGTTGGCGCGAGCCGGCCCGGGGGGATGTGGTGGTGGCGGTGTCCCCCTTTTGGGATCCTCCGGAAGGGGCTGCGGGTGTAGGGCTGCGGCTCCTCGACTATGTGACGGGCGGGCGTTGGATACCGGGGCCCGGCTGGCGGGTCCACTATGTGGTGCTCCGGGTGGTGGGGCTCCCGGGCGAGCGGATACGGGTGCGCGACGATGTGGTGTACGTGCGAGGCGCTGACGAGAGGGGGTGGGTCTCGGAGGAGGTGCTCCTCCCGGGGATGACGCGGCTGCGGGGTGGCGGTGAGGGGCCGCCTCCGTTCGACAGGGTGATCCCGGCCCTCCAGGAGGAGATGGTGCTCGGCGAGGGTGAGTACTTCCTCGTGGGAGACAACCGGCGCCTGGTGGCGGATTCCCGGATCTTCGGGCCTTTCGAGCGGTGGCGGATACGTGCCATGGTGATGTGGGCGCCGATCCGAGGAGGGGGGGAGGAGTGA
- a CDS encoding PQQ-dependent sugar dehydrogenase: MTLRTLISVGLLILGGVVLSAEEGRVVRSEEETFLLVETPHTFSHPWGMAVLPDGSLLITEREGNLWLVQGGKKVRITGVPAVRATGQAGLLDVEVDPAFPEEPYLYLTFAAPGPGGTSGTALARARLSGTRLEDVRILWEMERKTSSGRHFGSRLAWAPDGTLFVSTGERGERNRAQDPSDTAGKILRFNKDGTIPRDNPFVGRTGFHPALYSLGHRNVQGLAVHPETGILWAHEHGPFGGDEVNIVLPGRNYGWPVITYGKEYGTQAPIGKGTHAPGMEQPVVYWSPSIAPSGMLFYTGEAFPRWKGNLFIGALAGTHLRRLVLEGDNVVHEEVLLKDTGGRVRDVAQDHAGRILLITDHPNGRLYVLEPPAR, encoded by the coding sequence ATGACGCTTCGCACTCTCATCTCGGTGGGTCTTCTCATACTGGGGGGCGTGGTTCTCTCTGCAGAGGAAGGCCGTGTGGTCCGTTCGGAGGAGGAGACGTTTCTCCTGGTGGAGACGCCGCACACCTTCTCGCACCCGTGGGGCATGGCAGTCCTCCCCGACGGAAGTCTGCTCATCACCGAGCGGGAGGGGAACCTCTGGCTCGTGCAGGGGGGGAAAAAGGTGCGGATCACCGGCGTTCCGGCCGTGAGGGCCACAGGCCAGGCCGGACTCCTCGATGTAGAGGTGGATCCGGCCTTTCCGGAGGAGCCGTACCTCTACCTCACCTTCGCCGCCCCGGGGCCCGGCGGGACCTCTGGCACCGCCCTTGCGCGGGCCCGTCTCTCGGGGACGCGCCTCGAGGATGTGCGCATCCTCTGGGAGATGGAGCGGAAGACCTCATCCGGAAGGCACTTCGGGTCCCGGCTCGCCTGGGCCCCCGACGGCACCCTCTTCGTCTCCACCGGCGAGCGGGGCGAGCGGAACAGGGCCCAGGACCCCTCCGATACCGCCGGTAAGATCCTCAGGTTCAACAAAGACGGCACCATCCCCCGGGACAACCCCTTTGTGGGGAGAACGGGCTTCCACCCCGCGCTCTACTCCCTGGGACACAGGAACGTGCAGGGCCTCGCCGTCCATCCGGAGACGGGCATCCTCTGGGCCCACGAACACGGGCCGTTCGGGGGAGACGAGGTGAACATCGTCCTCCCGGGAAGGAACTACGGGTGGCCGGTCATCACCTACGGCAAGGAGTACGGGACTCAGGCACCCATAGGAAAAGGGACCCACGCACCCGGCATGGAACAGCCGGTGGTCTACTGGAGCCCCTCCATAGCCCCTTCCGGGATGCTCTTCTACACAGGAGAGGCCTTCCCCCGCTGGAAGGGCAACCTCTTCATCGGGGCCCTCGCGGGCACCCACCTGAGGCGCCTCGTCCTCGAAGGGGATAACGTGGTACACGAAGAGGTCCTGCTGAAGGACACGGGGGGAAGGGTGCGCGACGTGGCCCAGGACCACGCAGGCCGCATCCTCCTCATCACCGACCACCCCAACGGCAGACTCTACGTGCTCGAGCCGCCCGCACGATGA
- the lepB gene encoding signal peptidase I: MKEFSSWLVEKTEAVLTWRARRKARKKQREAAVRARRNTLLKKLGGLFRELVETVLIVLVIQQYLIQAYVIPSGSMEKTLMIGDRVMVDKLTFGPEILPTVGKLPGLSSPKRGDIVVFENPSYISPGVAFEILHRFIYMMTLSLVDINRDEQGNPRAQLLVKRAVGTAGDRVRLEEGEVFYWFPGEGGWIAERALLGKGVRFSYRPQRLVSPDMYPLLEKAARAVVWFSEGFTPDLEGRAAYQRIADSNELVDYYAFELYQMGERARLHPEERDYARIWWQGAMGWYIPPGRLLPLGDNRDNSRDGRYFGTVSLRKVLGRPIFRFWPPARIGGVR, from the coding sequence ATGAAGGAGTTCTCATCCTGGCTCGTGGAGAAGACCGAGGCGGTCCTCACCTGGAGGGCGCGACGCAAGGCGAGGAAGAAACAGCGGGAGGCTGCGGTCAGGGCGCGGCGGAATACGCTCCTCAAGAAACTGGGGGGGCTCTTCAGGGAACTGGTGGAGACGGTGCTCATCGTTCTGGTGATCCAGCAGTACCTCATCCAGGCCTACGTGATCCCCTCCGGTTCCATGGAAAAGACGCTCATGATCGGCGACAGGGTGATGGTGGACAAGCTCACGTTCGGTCCGGAGATCCTCCCTACCGTGGGGAAGCTGCCGGGTCTGAGCTCGCCGAAGCGGGGTGACATCGTGGTGTTCGAAAACCCCTCGTACATCAGTCCGGGGGTGGCGTTCGAGATTCTCCACCGGTTCATCTACATGATGACGCTGAGTCTGGTGGACATCAACCGCGACGAACAGGGCAATCCCCGTGCTCAGCTCCTCGTGAAACGGGCGGTGGGTACGGCGGGTGACAGGGTGAGGCTCGAAGAGGGGGAGGTCTTCTACTGGTTTCCCGGCGAGGGGGGATGGATCGCCGAGCGGGCTCTCCTCGGAAAGGGGGTGAGGTTCTCCTATCGTCCCCAGCGGTTGGTGTCTCCTGACATGTACCCTCTCTTGGAGAAGGCGGCCCGGGCGGTGGTCTGGTTCTCGGAAGGGTTCACGCCCGATCTCGAAGGGCGGGCCGCCTATCAGCGGATCGCGGACAGTAACGAACTCGTCGACTACTATGCATTTGAGCTCTACCAGATGGGTGAACGTGCGCGGCTTCACCCCGAGGAGCGCGACTATGCGCGCATCTGGTGGCAGGGGGCGATGGGGTGGTACATCCCGCCGGGAAGGCTCCTCCCTCTGGGTGACAATAGGGACAACTCGAGGGATGGTCGGTACTTCGGGACGGTCTCGCTCAGGAAGGTGCTCGGGCGGCCGATCTTCCGCTTCTGGCCGCCTGCGAGGATCGGAGGGGTGAGGTGA
- a CDS encoding OmpA family protein — MRVLFFFLILLGPTLLSAEPALLPIVRVVEKHNYALTRNGRYQGHLYREMRGRLEVEPSPHGPHYRGTAFLLERFTHLAPSVPRRVDEAIEVDLYPFAPRSAALPSSPFPSHQGIPLIPEDGIPMEGSWQGPGTVYVDPEGKGTPTRVDVLVEYRFQGTTWYEDEEVLVLWARFGLRYRGDDPGGDPKLARSEGSHVLTIYLSKEGVLRFMKDTFDDRFLYRDGTVVAAKGFSLIWYREVVPFQPGTTITLLSERLSPLLSSPPSPAPEASLPPSAPSLAAPGERIPSLGEENSVEEVPEGIKITLRTLHFLPDQAVLLPGEEEKLDLLAEALNAIPDRTILVVGHTADVGKPRGQMALSEARAKTIVEELVKRGVKPERLIYLGKGGTEPVAPNDTEEGRRLNRRVEIFVLED; from the coding sequence ATGCGGGTTCTCTTCTTCTTTCTCATCCTCCTGGGGCCGACACTCCTTTCGGCCGAGCCCGCCCTCCTGCCCATCGTGAGGGTGGTGGAAAAACACAACTACGCCCTCACCAGGAACGGGAGGTACCAGGGCCACCTCTACAGGGAGATGAGGGGACGGCTCGAAGTGGAGCCCTCTCCCCACGGCCCCCACTACCGCGGCACGGCCTTTCTCCTCGAACGCTTCACCCATCTCGCCCCCTCCGTTCCCCGAAGGGTCGACGAGGCCATCGAGGTGGATCTCTACCCCTTCGCCCCTCGATCGGCGGCGCTCCCCTCCTCGCCGTTCCCTTCCCACCAGGGTATCCCCCTCATCCCGGAAGACGGGATCCCCATGGAGGGGTCCTGGCAGGGACCGGGCACGGTGTACGTGGACCCGGAAGGCAAGGGGACGCCCACCCGGGTGGATGTCCTGGTGGAGTACCGCTTCCAGGGCACCACCTGGTACGAGGACGAGGAGGTGCTCGTCCTGTGGGCCAGGTTCGGGCTTCGCTATAGGGGAGACGATCCCGGAGGAGACCCCAAGCTCGCGAGGAGCGAGGGGAGCCACGTGCTCACCATCTACCTCTCGAAGGAAGGGGTGCTCAGGTTCATGAAGGACACCTTCGACGACCGGTTCCTCTACAGAGACGGCACCGTCGTTGCGGCGAAGGGTTTCAGCCTCATCTGGTATCGGGAGGTGGTGCCGTTCCAGCCCGGTACCACCATCACCCTCCTCTCGGAGCGTCTCTCTCCCCTCCTCTCCTCCCCGCCTTCCCCTGCGCCCGAGGCTTCTCTCCCGCCCAGCGCTCCGTCTCTCGCCGCACCGGGCGAACGCATCCCCTCACTCGGCGAGGAGAACTCGGTGGAAGAGGTCCCCGAGGGGATCAAGATCACCCTGCGGACCCTCCACTTCCTCCCCGATCAGGCCGTCCTCCTCCCGGGGGAAGAGGAGAAGCTCGACCTCCTCGCAGAGGCCCTCAACGCGATCCCTGATAGGACGATCCTGGTGGTGGGCCACACCGCCGACGTGGGCAAGCCGCGCGGACAGATGGCCCTCTCCGAGGCGCGGGCGAAGACCATCGTGGAGGAGCTGGTGAAGCGCGGGGTGAAGCCCGAAAGGCTCATCTATCTCGGCAAGGGAGGCACCGAGCCGGTGGCCCCGAACGACACCGAGGAGGGACGCCGCCTCAACCGACGGGTGGAGATCTTCGTGCTCGAGGACTAG
- a CDS encoding ArsR/SmtB family transcription factor, translated as MNRPNKDAYKTKAAVLKALAHPTRLWMVEELAKGPKCVCEFVAALDVDFSTVSKHLSILKGAGLVEDEKQGRQVYYRLTTPCVIGFLSCVEEVMADRGRKLMAGARVRRGYEGERS; from the coding sequence GTGAACAGGCCCAACAAGGACGCCTACAAGACGAAGGCGGCAGTACTCAAGGCGCTCGCCCATCCGACCCGGCTGTGGATGGTGGAGGAGCTCGCAAAGGGACCGAAGTGCGTCTGTGAGTTCGTGGCCGCCCTGGACGTGGATTTCTCCACGGTCTCCAAACACCTCTCGATCTTGAAGGGGGCAGGTCTCGTGGAGGATGAGAAGCAGGGGAGACAGGTCTACTACAGGCTCACCACCCCATGTGTGATAGGTTTTCTCTCCTGCGTGGAGGAGGTGATGGCCGACCGGGGACGCAAGCTGATGGCGGGCGCTCGTGTTCGCCGTGGATACGAGGGGGAGAGGTCATGA
- a CDS encoding SUMF1/EgtB/PvdO family nonheme iron enzyme, which yields MKKSRRPKRAAQTPPAAPTPDEIQVRLKPLLGIPPTIYVPVVWTLLIVFVLFVLLLLPGILNPGAYLTVITAPARASVYLDDGFAGTSPCTVFLPDGVHTLRVRKAGWDTAVESVEIRGRRFATLFFPHHVEIRTPLSLEEPAVPVNQVLASLSSWSLTTPPISTYALPPLLTWLADDARTTPAPDHRERLTEAAAHALAHAVPFLSHTDQAVDLARAILVLSEARTGPTPSAPLAALRMALSLLQEHPGLLSVLPALLPSAPADAYQENAFYHTHVERRLSSLSPYRITTPAPAPDTLGHGPFVFRALPGGELYPSSREEDLDGGKARVLSPRPWRIAPFYILDREVTKGMYALFLQAHPEWSPQAKAALVEQGLVDGTYLYDYATLEEDAPLPYVSWYAAQAFCRWLEDYLPPSITAHYEVRLPAEQEWEWAVRLSGLAEISQSSRPRPPEPFAGAAKDKRGIASLLGNLWEWTAGPYYSLYALAPPVDEVLSWHTIEAGVDEPASRTVRGGSILQARLAPPMRGVLHPSWTSPVVGFRPILIRRHDG from the coding sequence ATGAAAAAGTCCAGACGACCGAAGCGTGCAGCACAGACGCCTCCTGCAGCCCCCACCCCGGACGAGATCCAGGTGAGACTCAAGCCCCTCCTCGGCATCCCTCCCACGATCTATGTCCCGGTGGTATGGACACTCCTCATCGTGTTCGTGCTCTTCGTGCTCCTCCTCCTTCCCGGGATACTCAACCCGGGAGCGTACCTCACGGTGATCACCGCCCCTGCCCGGGCCTCGGTATACCTCGACGACGGATTCGCGGGAACGAGCCCGTGCACGGTCTTCCTCCCTGACGGAGTCCACACCCTGCGAGTCCGGAAAGCCGGATGGGATACGGCAGTGGAGAGCGTAGAGATACGGGGAAGACGCTTCGCCACCCTCTTCTTCCCGCATCATGTGGAGATACGGACACCCCTTTCCCTCGAAGAGCCGGCCGTTCCCGTGAACCAGGTGCTCGCATCTCTCTCCTCCTGGAGCCTCACCACCCCCCCCATCTCCACCTACGCCCTCCCCCCCCTCCTCACCTGGCTCGCCGACGACGCCCGCACCACCCCCGCACCGGATCACCGGGAGCGACTCACAGAGGCCGCGGCTCACGCACTCGCGCACGCAGTCCCCTTCCTCTCCCACACCGATCAGGCCGTGGACCTCGCACGAGCCATCCTCGTGCTCTCGGAGGCCCGCACAGGACCCACCCCCTCCGCACCCCTCGCCGCCCTCCGCATGGCGCTCTCTCTCCTCCAGGAGCATCCCGGACTCCTCTCCGTGCTCCCCGCGCTTCTTCCCTCCGCCCCGGCGGACGCCTACCAGGAGAACGCCTTCTACCATACCCACGTCGAACGGCGCCTCTCCTCGCTCTCACCCTACCGCATCACCACTCCCGCCCCCGCGCCCGACACCCTCGGCCATGGCCCCTTCGTCTTCAGGGCACTCCCGGGTGGAGAGCTCTACCCCAGCAGTCGGGAAGAAGACCTCGACGGAGGGAAAGCCCGGGTCCTCTCTCCCCGGCCGTGGCGCATCGCCCCCTTCTACATCCTCGACCGTGAGGTCACAAAGGGGATGTATGCCCTCTTTCTCCAGGCACATCCCGAGTGGTCACCACAGGCCAAGGCCGCCCTCGTCGAACAAGGCCTCGTCGACGGGACCTACCTGTACGACTACGCCACCCTCGAGGAAGACGCTCCGCTCCCCTACGTCTCCTGGTATGCGGCCCAGGCCTTCTGCAGGTGGCTGGAGGACTACCTTCCCCCCTCCATCACGGCGCACTACGAAGTACGACTCCCCGCCGAGCAGGAGTGGGAGTGGGCAGTGCGCCTCTCCGGCCTTGCAGAGATCTCCCAGAGCAGCCGCCCCCGGCCTCCGGAGCCCTTCGCCGGGGCAGCGAAAGACAAGAGAGGCATCGCCTCACTCCTCGGTAATCTGTGGGAATGGACGGCCGGCCCCTACTATTCGCTCTATGCGCTCGCTCCACCTGTCGATGAGGTGCTCAGCTGGCATACGATCGAAGCAGGCGTGGACGAACCGGCCTCCCGGACCGTCCGTGGGGGGAGCATCCTCCAGGCCAGGTTGGCGCCTCCCATGCGGGGTGTGCTCCACCCCTCCTGGACCAGCCCCGTGGTGGGTTTCAGACCCATCCTCATCCGGAGGCACGATGGCTAA
- a CDS encoding coproporphyrinogen-III oxidase family protein → MKPFLDMEAVRAILEGRGGYPVSVYVHVPFCARRCRYCDFFSVAGAGVRVMEGYVERVLEVLEQMLALLRPSEIPTVYVGGGTPNVLPLRLWERLLKGIRERVEVWGRPVEWTVEVNPEWVDEEKVEVLGEGGVTRVSLGVQGLDEGFLRLMGRGAGRREVERAVEVLAGWGGRVSVDLLAGRPRGMSGDVVRELEEVSGWGAGHVSVYGLTVEEGTVLGAMVRRGEVVMPDEEELAGEWEAICRWFGERGFVRYEVSNFALPGEECLHNLRYWRLEPYLGVGPSAVSTLPGKEGPVRVRQVRDVGRFVAEGGVWEEVEVIGPQAFLLEWFMMGLRTREGVEGERFRRVWGVGVEEVLGEVGRRWCGWGAAEMGESGIRLSEHGLDILDSLLKALPILIWEKQIGKPLWP, encoded by the coding sequence GTGAAGCCTTTCCTCGATATGGAGGCGGTGAGGGCCATCCTCGAGGGGAGGGGGGGATATCCGGTCTCGGTCTACGTGCATGTGCCGTTCTGTGCCCGGCGATGCCGGTACTGTGACTTCTTCAGCGTGGCGGGGGCGGGTGTGAGGGTCATGGAGGGGTACGTGGAACGGGTGCTGGAGGTGCTGGAGCAGATGCTCGCCCTCCTCCGGCCGTCGGAGATTCCCACGGTGTACGTGGGTGGGGGGACGCCGAACGTGCTCCCCCTGCGGTTGTGGGAGCGGCTCCTCAAGGGGATTCGGGAGCGGGTGGAGGTGTGGGGAAGGCCTGTGGAGTGGACCGTGGAGGTGAATCCGGAGTGGGTGGATGAGGAGAAGGTGGAGGTCCTCGGAGAGGGGGGGGTGACGCGGGTGAGTCTGGGGGTGCAGGGGTTGGATGAGGGGTTCCTCCGGCTCATGGGAAGGGGGGCGGGGAGGAGGGAGGTGGAGCGCGCGGTGGAGGTGCTCGCGGGCTGGGGGGGGCGGGTGAGTGTGGATCTTCTGGCAGGGAGGCCGAGGGGGATGAGTGGGGATGTGGTGCGGGAGCTCGAGGAGGTGAGCGGGTGGGGGGCGGGGCATGTGTCGGTGTACGGGCTCACGGTGGAGGAGGGGACGGTGCTGGGGGCGATGGTGCGACGGGGGGAGGTGGTGATGCCGGATGAGGAGGAGCTGGCGGGGGAGTGGGAGGCGATCTGCAGGTGGTTCGGAGAGCGGGGGTTCGTACGCTATGAGGTGTCGAACTTTGCGTTGCCGGGCGAGGAGTGCCTCCACAACCTGCGGTACTGGAGGCTGGAGCCGTACCTGGGGGTGGGGCCCTCGGCTGTTTCGACGTTGCCGGGGAAGGAGGGGCCCGTGCGGGTGCGGCAGGTGCGGGATGTGGGGCGGTTCGTGGCAGAGGGGGGTGTGTGGGAGGAGGTGGAGGTGATCGGCCCGCAGGCGTTTCTCCTGGAGTGGTTCATGATGGGGTTGCGTACGAGGGAGGGGGTGGAGGGGGAGCGGTTCCGGAGGGTGTGGGGTGTGGGGGTGGAGGAGGTGCTGGGGGAGGTGGGACGGCGCTGGTGCGGGTGGGGGGCGGCCGAGATGGGGGAGAGCGGAATACGACTCTCGGAACACGGACTCGACATCCTGGATTCTCTCCTCAAGGCTCTACCTATCCTCATCTGGGAAAAG
- a CDS encoding DUF429 domain-containing protein produces the protein MRVAGIDGGGGAWTVALWEGRSVRIQRCRSLREVIPLSPSVVGIDMPIGLPSRREPGGRRADREARRRLGRRGVCVFSPPVRESLSAATYREALGINREAGGGISVQCFGLFPALRELDDWMREDPSRRDWVKEVHPELSFMAMNGGRPMEQSKHTPEGIRCRISLLDEALFLPRCGRRMEEVLGPLPAAWREHVVDACAALWSALRIVEGTAERLPPEEERDSCGLPMEIWY, from the coding sequence ATGCGGGTAGCGGGCATTGATGGAGGCGGGGGTGCGTGGACGGTGGCGCTATGGGAGGGGAGGAGCGTGCGCATCCAGAGGTGTCGCTCTCTCCGAGAGGTGATCCCCCTGAGCCCGTCCGTGGTGGGGATCGACATGCCCATCGGCCTTCCCTCAAGGAGGGAGCCCGGCGGAAGGCGGGCCGACAGGGAGGCGAGGAGGCGCCTGGGAAGGAGGGGCGTGTGCGTCTTCAGCCCTCCGGTGCGGGAGAGCCTTTCCGCGGCCACCTACAGGGAGGCACTCGGGATAAACCGGGAGGCAGGAGGGGGGATCTCGGTCCAGTGCTTCGGGCTCTTTCCCGCACTCCGGGAGCTCGACGACTGGATGCGGGAGGACCCCTCGCGTCGGGACTGGGTGAAGGAGGTGCATCCCGAGCTCTCCTTCATGGCGATGAACGGGGGCAGGCCGATGGAGCAGAGCAAGCACACGCCGGAAGGGATCCGGTGCCGCATCTCGCTCCTCGACGAGGCCCTCTTCCTCCCGCGGTGCGGGAGGAGGATGGAGGAGGTGCTGGGCCCCCTTCCTGCGGCATGGCGCGAGCACGTGGTGGATGCGTGCGCAGCCCTCTGGAGTGCGTTGCGCATCGTGGAAGGGACGGCCGAGAGGCTCCCCCCCGAGGAGGAGCGGGACTCCTGCGGCCTCCCCATGGAGATCTGGTACTAG
- a CDS encoding tetratricopeptide repeat protein — MSTHQEWDFSEIDALLQQGRYEEAIPLLQNILYEEPDHAGALHRLGVAFTESGRQAEAIKTLSFALKKEEKDPDIWEAYGCACYRTGKLEEAKEAFEKAVELFPYHASALRNLGVTLHVMKDFKASYRCLEKSREINPEDYLTLFALSNVCIHLKDFDQAREVLYQLLQLDIPEEIRKQAEITLLNVELYSKHP; from the coding sequence ATGAGCACTCATCAGGAATGGGATTTCTCCGAGATCGATGCCCTCCTCCAGCAGGGGCGTTATGAAGAGGCGATCCCTCTCCTCCAGAACATCCTCTATGAAGAGCCCGATCACGCCGGGGCCCTCCACAGACTCGGAGTGGCATTCACCGAGTCAGGCAGGCAGGCGGAGGCCATCAAGACCCTGTCCTTCGCCCTCAAGAAAGAAGAGAAAGACCCCGACATCTGGGAGGCGTACGGATGTGCCTGTTATCGGACAGGCAAGCTCGAAGAGGCCAAGGAGGCCTTCGAGAAGGCGGTGGAACTCTTCCCCTATCATGCTTCGGCCCTCAGGAACCTCGGCGTCACCCTTCACGTGATGAAGGATTTCAAGGCGAGTTACCGCTGTCTCGAGAAGTCGAGGGAGATCAACCCTGAGGATTACCTCACGCTCTTCGCCCTCAGCAACGTGTGCATCCATCTCAAGGACTTCGATCAGGCACGGGAAGTCCTCTATCAGCTCCTCCAGCTCGACATCCCTGAGGAAATACGAAAGCAGGCCGAAATCACCCTGCTCAACGTCGAGCTCTACAGCAAGCATCCGTAG
- the smpB gene encoding SsrA-binding protein SmpB has translation MAKQNDIKVLGENKRARFDYLIEDTLECGIELKGSEVKSVKEGRVSFGDAYVRVKNDELWLMGLHITPYSHATIENHDPLRPRKLLAHAEEIHQLRRKTEERGYTLVPLRFYVKRGLVKVLVGIAKGKKKHEKREAIKERDIKREMDRELRRY, from the coding sequence ATGGCTAAACAGAACGATATCAAGGTGCTCGGCGAGAACAAACGCGCCCGCTTCGACTATCTCATAGAGGACACCCTCGAGTGCGGTATCGAGCTCAAGGGATCGGAGGTCAAGTCCGTCAAGGAAGGACGGGTGTCGTTCGGGGACGCCTACGTACGGGTGAAGAACGACGAGCTGTGGCTCATGGGACTTCACATCACCCCCTACAGCCATGCCACCATAGAGAACCACGATCCTCTCAGACCCAGGAAACTCCTCGCCCATGCAGAGGAGATCCACCAGCTCCGTCGGAAGACCGAGGAACGCGGCTATACCCTGGTGCCGTTGAGGTTCTACGTGAAGAGGGGCCTGGTCAAGGTGCTCGTGGGTATCGCGAAGGGGAAGAAGAAGCACGAGAAGCGAGAGGCCATCAAGGAACGGGACATCAAACGTGAGATGGACCGGGAGCTCAGGCGATACTAG
- a CDS encoding thioredoxin family protein, translated as MKMKIQILGMGCPKCQKLTERAEQAARELGLSYELVKVTDPQEIMSFGVMMTPALAVNGKVKLEGKVPEVEEVKKLLQHV; from the coding sequence ATGAAGATGAAGATCCAGATCCTCGGCATGGGATGTCCCAAGTGCCAGAAACTCACCGAACGGGCAGAGCAGGCGGCCCGCGAACTCGGGCTCTCGTACGAGCTGGTGAAGGTGACCGATCCGCAGGAGATCATGTCGTTCGGGGTGATGATGACGCCGGCTCTCGCGGTGAACGGCAAGGTGAAGCTCGAGGGGAAGGTACCGGAGGTGGAGGAGGTCAAGAAGTTACTTCAGCATGTATGA